The following are encoded in a window of Paenibacillaceae bacterium GAS479 genomic DNA:
- a CDS encoding Ribosomal protein S18 acetylase RimI encodes MEFDLRRAKQSDVESLLELRIELLQEVGNIKNQEEMERVRSANKMYYEKHLNNGDYISFVAESQGKIIGTCGLILIMRPPYLLNLLGIDAYITNVYTIPNYRGMGIATALMDNCIEFAKSNNVGRIILNASTDGKSVYEKRGFILRKSAMELVLNG; translated from the coding sequence ATGGAATTTGATCTAAGGCGTGCGAAACAATCTGATGTAGAAAGTCTGCTTGAACTTCGAATTGAACTACTTCAAGAAGTAGGAAATATAAAAAATCAGGAGGAGATGGAAAGGGTCAGAAGTGCTAATAAGATGTATTATGAAAAACATTTGAATAATGGAGATTACATCTCATTTGTTGCAGAATCCCAGGGGAAAATAATTGGAACATGCGGATTAATTTTAATCATGCGCCCACCATATTTACTCAATCTCTTAGGAATTGATGCCTACATAACGAATGTCTACACTATTCCTAATTATAGGGGAATGGGAATCGCAACGGCTTTAATGGATAATTGTATTGAATTTGCAAAAAGCAATAATGTCGGTCGTATAATTTTAAACGCTTCTACAGATGGCAAATCAGTTTATGAAAAAAGAGGATTCATACTTAGAAAATCAGCAATGGAATTGGTATTGAACGGATAA